The genomic segment CGTGGCACAATTGGCCGACCATGTCCTGGAAGTACTGGAGCGAATCGGCGTTCTCTGCCAGAATCGCGACATCCTGGAGGCACTGGCCGGGGCCGGCATGGACCCCCGGGCGGTCTGCTCGGTGCAGGCCGCGGCGGTCCTGGAGACAGCGCCCTCCCCGGAGGCGCTTCCGGGGCTCCTTCTGGAGGGGGTGAAGATAGACGAGAGGCAGCGGCTCCTCCTTGCCTTCAAGGAGATGGAGTCCCCGCGGGTCAACCTCCGGCGGGGCGAGTTCTCCTACACCCGGGAGACCGAGCGGGTGAAGCGTTCCCTCAGGCTTGCCGCCCTGGGGGCGGTGCTCCTGGCCCTGGTGCTGGCCGGGGACCTGAGCTTGAAGGCACACGCCTTCAAGCGCGACGCCGCCCGACTGGAAGCGCAAATCATGGAGTCTTACAGGACGGCCTTCCCTTCCGAGAAGCCCGCCAGTGCGCAGGGGCTGGGCTACAAGATGCGCGCCCGGCTTTCGCAACTCCGCGCCGAGGACGAAGCCCTTACGGGCGTGGACCCCCTGGCCGTGCTCATGGAGCTTCAGGGAGCCGGGCTCAAGGGCGCCGTGCTCCGGGAGATAAGCATGGAGAAGGAGGTTCTCGTCCTGAAGGGCGAGGCCGCGACCCTGAGCCAGGTGGAGCACGCCCGGAGCCGCCTCGGGGAGCTCTATCCCGAGGTCAATCTCACCGGCACGGGGCAGTCGGCCAGGGACAAGGTGGACTTCACCATAACGGCCCGGGGGAAGAAGAAATGAAAAAGTCCACCCTCATGATTGCCGCGGCGGGGGCCCTGGCCCTCGGCGCTTTGCTCTTTGCCTTCCAGAGCCTTTCCTCCGCCAGGGAGAAAGCGGCCTCCCTCAAGAAGACCCGCGAGGAGATGCGGCTCATGCAGGAAGAGGTCCTGGCCCTCCGGAGCACGGTGGAGCGGCTGGAGGGCAGGCAGCGGCTCACCGGCATAAAGGGCATCGGCCGGGCCGTGGACGAGGTCTTCGAGCCCCTGGGCCTCCGGGAGAAGGTGAAGTCCGTCAAGACCATCGAATCGGGCTCCGCGGGCGAGGAGAAGGCCGAGGTGAAGGTGGAGGGGCTCACGCTGAACGAGGCCGTAAACGCCTTCTACTCCCTGAAGAACTCTCCCATGCTCCTCATCGTCCGGAAGGCGGACCTGAAAACGTCCTTTGAAAACCCTGAACGCCTGGACGTCACCATGACCCTTTCCCTCATCACGTCCCAATGAAAAAGGCCCTGGCGGCTTGTCTCATCGTAGCGGCCCTGATATGGGGGGCCTGGCTGGTTGCCCTCCCCCAGGAGGTGCTGCTCGCGCGCGTCGAGGACGCCCTGGCCCAGGGCCAGGTGCGGGCCGACATCACGGGGTTCAGGAAGGGGCTCTTCTACAATTTTCACGCCGACGCCGTGGACATCTCGGCCTCGGGGGTGCGGGTCCTCAGGGTGCAGGACCTCAGGGGGCGCCTCCTGTTTCTTCCCCTTCTCCGGCTCACCGCGGCCCTGGACCTCAGGGGCCGGGCCGGAGGGGGCCCCCTTAGCGGAAGGGTGGAGCTTGGCCGGTCGGGCTACGGCGTGCGCATGGATGCCGCAGGCGCCCGGCTCGAGGAGCTGGGCCTTGTCCAGAGCAACCGGCTGCCCTGGAAAGGCGAGGTCCGGGCGGACCTCGCCGTCACCAACGGCCGGGGCTCGGTGACCTTCTCGGTGCGCAAGACCAGGCTCGGCCCTCTCTCCCTCTATGGCATGAGCATTCCCTTGGAGAGCGTCAGGGACATACGCGGGGCCGTGCGCATAAGGGGCGCCACGCTCGTGGTGGAGTCCATCTCCCTGGAGGGCCCGGACATCTACGCCCGGGTCTCCGGGAACATCCGGGGCTCCCGGGCGGACCTCACCCTGGAGGTCATGCCCGTGGGCGACAGGTTCTCAGACCCCCTGCTGGGGCAGCTCCTTGCCCGGTACAAAGTCGCCCCGGGCCACTACGTCATCCCCGTGAAGCAGTCCCTGCGCTTTTAGGCATCAGGGAAGCTCCGCCCTCACCGCCCCCAGTATGCGGAGGCTTTCGGCCGTCTCCTCCCGCTCGTTTATCTCCAGGAGGACGTCCACGTCCCGCCGGCGCTTGAGAAGCTCTCTCAAGGCCCGCACCTCGCGGCAGTCCGCCCTCAGGGGCCAGTGGTCCGTGAGCCCGCCGTGCAGGGAGCCGTTTCTGTGCATGTGGACATAGCGGACCCGCCGGAGGATATCCTCCGGCAGGGCCCGGACGAACGCTGCG from the Nitrospirota bacterium genome contains:
- a CDS encoding GspL/Epsl periplasmic domain-containing protein, with amino-acid sequence VAQLADHVLEVLERIGVLCQNRDILEALAGAGMDPRAVCSVQAAAVLETAPSPEALPGLLLEGVKIDERQRLLLAFKEMESPRVNLRRGEFSYTRETERVKRSLRLAALGAVLLALVLAGDLSLKAHAFKRDAARLEAQIMESYRTAFPSEKPASAQGLGYKMRARLSQLRAEDEALTGVDPLAVLMELQGAGLKGAVLREISMEKEVLVLKGEAATLSQVEHARSRLGELYPEVNLTGTGQSARDKVDFTITARGKKK
- the gspN gene encoding type II secretion system protein GspN, with translation MKKALAACLIVAALIWGAWLVALPQEVLLARVEDALAQGQVRADITGFRKGLFYNFHADAVDISASGVRVLRVQDLRGRLLFLPLLRLTAALDLRGRAGGGPLSGRVELGRSGYGVRMDAAGARLEELGLVQSNRLPWKGEVRADLAVTNGRGSVTFSVRKTRLGPLSLYGMSIPLESVRDIRGAVRIRGATLVVESISLEGPDIYARVSGNIRGSRADLTLEVMPVGDRFSDPLLGQLLARYKVAPGHYVIPVKQSLRF